In Lolium rigidum isolate FL_2022 chromosome 7, APGP_CSIRO_Lrig_0.1, whole genome shotgun sequence, the DNA window gcTTAACAAGTAAACCGTAGTTTTATTTCGCCTTGTTAAaccctcaagtagaagtttttacaaCTCGCCTATTCAcctcctctaggcgacatccttgtACATTCACCTGTATTATCCGTCTCTGGTTCCCCGCTTCTTTCAGGCGACCATTGTTTATCAGGGCCTCTAAGAGTTTTAGACTCGGTCCATTATTCCTGACCGTCTGAGGGTTGCCTCCATAAACGGCTTTCAATTACTTGGGACAAAACTGACTCACCTGGTAGTCTCTAAGTAGCGAGTTTGTACTAGTGGGTGATGGACGATTGTGTCTAAGCACATCAAACAAATCAAAGCTAATTTTCAATACTAACCCTAATTTACCCTAGaccctttgttcttgcttccaTTCTTCGGAGACTTTGCATAGACTTAGACAATTTACGAAACTCGCGCTATAGGCACGTGAATCGATCTTACATAGCCCATAGCTTCCATGAGCAATGACGGGTCCCTCCCCGACAAGTGTGGGTTTTGGGTCTCAAAACAAGCCAAGTGGATTGTCTTGCATATCGCTCTTCCGATCTCTGTCCCATGGCGGTGCTGCAGTGCAACATCCCCATCATCGAGGGTACACTTGAATGTGTTCATGTGTGGACTATAATGCTTTTTTCCCACATAGCCGTATATGTGGACAAATAAAACACCTCCCACACCCCCACCAATATGAGGAACCACAATGCCCTGCCCAAGCACCTCTAGACGGAAAGTATGGTAGGTAGTTATGGAACTATTGCAAAACATATAAAGATAATATCATGTAAAACATGCTAATGCAAAACTACAAAGGAAATGTTGAAGGATTTTGTCCTCCCGGCAAAAATAACATCTCTTGCTTCCTAGCTAATTTTGTATGACTAAACTATCTTTGCTAAACTTACTCCTTGTCATAGATACAATTTTATGTAAGTAGAATAGGGTCTTAGTGAGCAAAACCTAAATATTGAATTTATGGcaaaggcccctggtggtttaaatAAAATAGTATGCATCACTCTTTACATTGTTTGAAGTTTGGAAAATTATAtcatttttcacaaaaaaaaataaaaatcattcAAAACCACAAATATGCCAAGAATTAGCTAATATCTCGATATAGCATTAAATAAGTTGTTTCTCGCTTGACCACCTCACTCTAGACACCCTTGATTTATTGACCCTCCAAAATCAATGGGGCTTTGCAGGCTGCTTCAACAACAAGGCACAATTCTTAGTGGCCATATTGACCACTTGAAGGTATGTGTTATGTCTTGTATATTCAAATCGATGTTTGAATGGCTCGCAGTCTTGAGTTTCCATTGAATAAAAGGACAAACTCCAACTCTATTATTGGCTCAACGAAGAAGTACATTTTTTTATGCAAACGGGTGCCTCGTATAATTTATTGTCTTGGTGTAGCTAACCTATCTTCGTCGTGAATGTGTGCAATGTTTAATACAAAAAACACATTTAATTTGTGCATGTATCCATTTTGAACTttttttggcattcatcacatatATAGTAAATATGACTGAGTCTAGAAAAGTTGGGGTTTTCATGATATTATTATTGATAGATTTGGAAGGAGCTGAATGAGTGTTTTTCATCAATTGAAGTGCTATGAATTCCATTCACGTGTGTGTCATCGAACAACATAAGTATTATGACTTTCGTCCATATAATTAAGATTAAGGAAGAATCCATCCTTCACATATCTTGGCTAGGGTTTGACATTTTTCATTTTTACAAAGCAAGCACGTCATATCATTTATTTCCAAATAGGAACAAAATGATAAAGAGTGTATATGTATGAAACACATAAAATGGCTAGGGTGTAATATTTATATAATACTATAGTGAGATTTAGATGGATAAGGAACATCTCTATTGCCTAATATCGTTCCAACAAAGCCCACAACGAATGTGCATTACCACAAGAAGCATCATTGCTTGTGATGGTCAAAACACCCCACACATTAGTACATTTGTGTGTGTATATTTCTTTATTTTGATCGGAAATACCATACATTTAGATATAACTAAGTGTGTTGTCGAATTCATTTACAACACGTTGAAGCTGTCTATTAAAAGGAGAAATATTGATTGTCGAAAAAATTCAAACAACAGGTTGTTACTTAATATTCTTCATGAGGATGGAAGGCATATCACTTCTGTTGTTGAATACCCCACATTCCACTCGTTGAAATCTGACATCGAGGCAAGACTTATCTTGGAAATATTATCTTTTCTAGTCTTTGTGATATGCATTGTGTACATGTGACACTGCCCTCCCCCTTCGCCCCCAATCTTTGTGGGCTCGTGATGAATaccattttttttcaaaatgtatATAAGGCCAATTAATTGTGTTTGCGCACGTGCAAAGTGGGATGCGCTTGCAGCTAGTCGTACCAAACACATACCATATATGAACACCATTTAGAAAACAACAATTGTATTTGTTAACTGTAGGTAGCCTAGTGAGACTCTATGCATAAAACCAAAAGTCATTTGATTAACCACAAATTTAAAGCATATGTCTTTCGTTAAAGACAATTCGAGATTGCCAACCATCTAACCATATGATTTGCACTTATATGAAATCTGAATCTTCAAAGAGTCAATATGGCACTAAGGAAGTGTGTCTTTTAGGATCTCATTGATAATCGGGCACGAAAGGTCTACATATTAATTTTGTCCAGTGTGAGTTGGTTCGTCGATAAATCACTTATTTTTTCCCATATTGATTGTTTGAAGGTTTTGGTATGATAGAAGTGCAATACTATGGTGGGATGGTTGGCAGCCGTGAAGAGGAAAGACATATGTTTCAGCTTTGTGATTGACTCATCGACATGATCTTATACAAACATTTGTCTCACAGGGTTACTCGCCTTCAATCAATACAAATGTTATTCTCAAAAAGTATTTTCTCCACGTATTTGTAGatattgtgtgtgtgtgtgtgtgtgtgtgtgtgtgtgtgtgtgtgtgtgtgtggttacTCTAGCTTCTGCTTCATGAAGCAACCGTAACTTCGAGAACTCGCCATTTCTCACATGCACAAACATGATTAACGGTTGCAAGGGTATGCATGTAAATTCTTGTATCATGGCTTGAAGGAGTGGAATGTGGAGTATTTAAAAACAAAAGTGAAATGGCTTCCATCATGGCGCAAAATATTAAGGAAGAATCTAATCGTTTGAACTTTGTGTAGTGCTTTACATTTTCCATTCAGAGCAACGACTTTGAAATGACATTTATTTGCCAAAAAGGTTGAACGGAAATGAAGAGTATACATCAGTGAAACACATAATAAAGAATAAGATCTGGTGTAAATTTTATATTAGAGTAAGTAGAAATATATGTAGCTAAAGACATTGCTTGATCTTACCTCGATCCCTAGACCCATGGTGTTCGAGTGTGACAAAAAAATCCTCAATGATAATAATGTCCAAAAACATCCAGCACATTGGTTAGATTTGTTGCCCAAGATGCATATTTCCTTTGTTTCATTTGGGAGCACCTGATGTTGAGTATTACTAGTTGCGTTGTCTCGCGGAAAATAATTAGGTGTTCCTATTTATAATAAAGGAAGAGAAGCTATCTTAACCTCTACCCATGGGTCCAGACTACCCTACTAATCATCTATTACATAGTGTGCAAAACAACCTAATGGGATAACGCCACATAACCATGTGAAATCATGTATAGACTCCATATATCATTCAGTAGCCCAACTAATCATCTACTACATAGCTTGCAAAACATGTACATAAGTAGAATTTATTATTGCCAAACATAATGTGGTTCCACATGGCGATATGATCGAACAAACAAAACACTATTGACATAAATATATTTCCTATCCTTTCTTCATTAGTTTGAGTTTTTGCTTGCATTGGCGAGTGCATCAATTCTATATGGTATACGtaataataaaataaaaaaagattTTTCCGCCTGCATCAAACTGTGCTAAgaactaaaatagcctagacatGTGGGGAGTGTTGAAATAAATACATTGCCTAGCCCCTCTTCATTAGTTCGGACGTTTAGTTAagttggctagtgcatcaattcTATAAACACTACACCTCCTATCAAATTGAGGGACCACAAGCATCTACATAATGTAATAAAGTAAGAAGTACATAGTttgttccgcaaatatcacaagaCATGTAAAGGTAATGTCGTGTGAAGCATGCCAATGAATGGATAAAAAGGAAATTTTGTCCTCTTGACCGAAAGAAAGTCAATTTCTTTCTAGCAAATTTTGTTTGGCTAATTTCTTTTGGTTACTTATTGGCCTACATACAATTTGGTGGACATCAAATCGGTCTTAGTGAGCACAACATACATATATTTTTTTGAACAGTACCGGGATCTGGAAGACCCCAGGGGAGCTTATATTCAACCACGTGGCAGGTACAAAATTACAAAGAGGCCCCTTACATCACTTGCCCTAATGAACCTGTTATTTGAAGATAAGGCCTCTTTTTTTTGCAGAAAACACCCTGTAAGAAGATTGGAAAAAGCAATCAAGGACAACGGGCACTCCACCACCagatcgccggcgacctcgaggcttTGCAGCCGAGATCAGAGAGCAGACTGCTCGCAAGCTCTTCTCCGACGATTGGATCCCGCCGCCAGCTACACCAAGGAaaacggggacgaaccacttggtttCCTGGGCGTGGCGAGCTCCGGCGACGGATCCAAAGACCTCCGTTGCGGAGGTTGAGATTAGGCCGCTCGAACGGCCGAAGatcgcggcgacgacgacggtcaCTGCGCAAGGACTCCCATGGCACCTCCTCTGTTTGGTAGCCAGACCAACCACCGCCTGCTCTTCTCCCTCGCCACCGGGGCCGGCCAAGAGGAGCATCGGAGCTGGTTGACCTCCGAGAGAAGAGGAGGCATAGACGCTTATTTAGAGGGGGCCTCGCAGCAACGGAGAGTTTCACCATCTCCCACCTTTTGAGCACAGTGAAAGATCTCGTCTGCGATTGCCTGGCGCCGCGCCGAGACGCCAGGGAAGAAGATGACCCCCGGCTGCCTCCAGATCCCGTCGAGGTAGCAGTTGGTTTCCTCttcccctcgcctccatggccggccagaggaGGAAACCAATGCAATAGCACATGAGAAATCACAAAGCAGCAAGAAAGGATCTTATTTGCGGAGATCCCTAGAGCGAGTGAGCTCGCCATCTCCGGCCGCCGGAGCTCAACGAGGAAGAACCATCCATCCAGGATGCACCAGATCTGATCCCAGAGATCTTGTGCCCTACTCCATACTACCGGCAGATCGCCGAAAACCTTAAAACTAAACCTACCTACTACTCCGGTGCCTTCCCTttgccatctccggccggcagcgccgccggagaggactcGGGGTTGGCCCGGTTTGCTTGAGGCGTCTCTCAAAGTACTGTACACTCacgagaggggagagggggagaAATGAGCTGCGTCACAACATACATATTGAATGTGCGGATAAGGTCATAGTTAGTGTAAATCTCATGCTATGCCCAGGTCTTTTTCGCCAATGTATTCCGCTAGCTCCACTCAACGCTCACACCCAACATGCATCCAGgggatttttttgataaagggcgaATCTGGCAGGAGCTCCGCCTATTCATattagataaaaaaaaaagtCTACATACAAGACATGTAGGGGTATGTTGATGGACGTGATCAAAAcccaaaaaaaatcaaacaaaaccaCATGCAAACTACTCATCCTGTATACCACTCACGAGGTTCTTCGTAAGACGACTGAATCTTTTGTTATTATGTACTTATACTTATGTTCATATGTtcatatatatgttgtatttGTTCCTTGTGATTGATACTATAAATCAGTGGGGATCAGCCCATGTTCGTCTTAGAACGAATTAATCTGCAGCTAGTGTCACAGAATATGCCGGGTGAAGAAGATCATCCTTtacggtgtgttcggttctgaaacaacGTGGAATGAAATGGAATGGTTCCGCTCCAGAGAAATGAAATGGTTCCATTCCCACGTTTGGTTTGGACAAAAACAACGAACGGAATAGTACCTTTTTTGTTCGGTTAGAGGAATTGGAGAGCAGAACGGAATAAGGTTAAACTAATCTTTtatctcaaaatcgtaattaacaataGCAAATGACCTTTTAATCTCAAAATCATAATTAATAACGTCTAATGGCCTTTTAAATCTCAGAATTGTAATTAACATCGTTTTTTCGGTTGGGGGAATTGGAGAGCAAAACGGAATGAGGTTAAACTTTAATCTTTTgtctcaaaatcgtaattaacattggAAAATGGTcatttttaatctaaaaatcgtaattaacaacgTCTAATCATTTTATGGCTGCATTAgttttttttaaacagaaggctcgatgagcccagctttgaattaacaaagccatcaaccggccaggattACAAGGTAGCACGcgacaaagaaaaagaagagaaagaaaaaactgGGGATACCAGCTAGAGATACAAGCCCAAGTGGTGAAGAGCTAAAGCCTATCACAAAGGAACAAGCAGACCAGGACCAGGCCCTAAACTACAAGATCTCCGAGAGCGCACAAGACTTCAGCAAAACACCGGCGGCTCAGCTTGAGGCCCCAACCCCCGAGACGCCACTCCGCGGATCTGAACCATGCAGGACTAGCACACTGAGCAGCCTGTCAAACAGAGGACCACCAACACCCCGAGAACTGGCTAACTACGCTAGTGAATTCGGCGAAACTCCAGAGCTCGAAGGGTGAAGCTTCATGACAGCGCCTCCAGGAAGGAAAATGGCGCTCACGAGCGTCATCGTTGTCGGCACAGACCAGCTGTGCGGTGCTTTCGCGGAGGCTTCGGCACCGACCCCAAGAGAACGCCTAAGTTTCAGCGCATGCCATCAAGACAAACCACCAGCTGTTGAGGAACACCGGGATCCTCCTGCCACAACGCACCCACAGACAGCCACCCTAGGATCAGGAATGGTCGCGCAAAGGGGAGACACACCGTCTATATGGAGCCGAGTACTGCCTGACGCACGGCCTCAACGAAAGGGGTTTCGAGGAGGAGTTCGGATGGATCACTAGTAACTAGGGTAGCAGACAAAGCCCAAGGGCAGGCAACCGGCGACAAGATGTGTGTCATggccacgcctccaagaaggtgaacggcgtccaaggacgtcgtcgtcgccggtaaTGGCAAACGCCTTGCATTGCTTTCGCAAACACCCCATCGAGCCCGCCAGCGTCCCTGTAGGTCAGGGAGTCCAGTGGTTCCACACCAGACCTGCTGGAACAAAAACCGAGACACACCATCCCCCGGTGGTCTAGGGTGGCCGGAGGGCAACAGGAAGGCGATGACGACGACCGCCACCGCACCATTGGAGCACCCCCTCCCAACCACCAAACCCCACCAATCTCCTTTCGAAGAACCACATTTGGTCGAATGGGTGTATTCCGCGTATGAGGAGAATATTCCCTTTCGAAGAACCACtcgattccattccattccacaacCGAATATAAAAATTAGCTCTAGGTGCGGAATAGTTCCGTTCCATTCCACTTGGTTCTGGAACCGAACACATTACGAGTCCCTTTCAAAAAATCAGTGTGTTTTCATCTTATGCAGGATGAAGGTTAGTCATATACACCGGCTAGTTTAAAACCTTAAAAATCAACTAACTTTAGAGACAGTTATTGGCATTTAGATTTGTAGTCCTCCTTGCCCTCCCAGTTAGCAGGTATGCGCTCCTCGTGGTTTTCTGACTTGGTCCATCCCTTGCGTACTAGTATTCTGGATGATGGAGTACGGCATTCGTGCTCACAGTCACTGCATAATTTGTTTCTTTCTTTTGCTCCTCCAACGGAGCAGGGAAAAGAATGCGCTCGCTGCCTGTATTTAGAGTGAACAATCAACGGCCGATCAGACATCTAAATTGAAAGAAATGACGGACCGTAGCAAGAGGCCCATTACTGGAACCTTCAAGGGAAGTCAAACCAGGGCCTCAGATCCTACTGCCAGAAACGAATAATTTTCTTTTCCAGCTACGAACACTGAAGGAAACTGTCCCTGACGCCGCTGATCAGTTGACGCGAACAGCGAATAACCTTTAGTCAGACAAACCCAAATCTATATATTTGCACATACATAATTTACAGTAGTTTCAGACGTACACACATCACAAACCTACATCAGCTTCACTGTTAACTGGAAATTAGAACTAAACAACACAAACCAATCAACCTTAATTTACAGGCTTGACACTGACTacaccatccatccatccatcatgTTGGTACGACATCACCAAAGCGGGCCGAGTCCTGCGCAAAGAACATCTTCAAGGAGACGCACAACATTATCAGCTGAAGGAGGCCGAAGAGGCCGATTTTGAAGGTCTTGCTCTGCACCCTCAGGACCTCCGTCGTCACAGAGAGCTCCTTCTCGTGGGTCTCTAGTCTGTCCACCTGCTCCTTAAGCATCAGGATCTTCTTCTCGGTGTCTTGTAGCTTGAGCAGCATTTTTGTGTCTTCCGCGGCGGAGAGCTTGTGCTCACACAAggtgacctggtcctccgccctgACTTGCCAGCTTTGCCTCGCTTTCATCATGACCAGACACTGGATCTCGGCTTCTATTTTCCCCTGTAGGTGGCCCTCAAGCTCTGTTTCCAACTGATCGATGTTGATGAGCGCCGTTTGCGGCGTTCGTGCAAGTGCGTCATCGATAAGTAATTGAAGCTCGGACAGTCTTGAATCCTTCTCTGTGATAGTATCTGACGCTTCTTTCAGTTTCTGCTCGAGATGTTTCATCTTTCGATCCATTCCTAATACATCAACAACATCTACATCTCTCTTGTCATCAGCCACAAAGTCCAAGCCAAGTTCTGACAATCTCTGCGTCTCTGAACAAACAGGCAGAAAAAAAAACCACTTGTTACAGCCAGTTCAACGCAAGCATACACAATAAATAGAAGAATGAAACACTAGAGATATCAGAACATTGTAGCAATCATGAAATCGCATGGACAGGCAGAACAATTGGAGGTAAGTGATTCATCAGAACATGAACTAGAAAACTTTAGGAAGTGCATGCATTACCATTTGTGTAACTCATAAACTTAACTATGATATGGAAAGCTCTTAGAAAAAAATTTGTTATATAGAAAACCCTCTGACTGATATGCAAGGATTCATAATACGGACAGGAACCTTCATCGTCGCTTATTGAAAATAAAAGTACCAGGAGTGAAGTTAAGTGATTCATCAGAACATAAGTATCTTCTTCTATGGTTAAATTAGCAGTAGTCAGCTGCCCACTAAATATCAGCAGATATGATATGGAATctgaaattttgttaagtcatgtTTTCAGGGCCAGCTGGTGCTGCTAGGCAAAGCTCAAGTTCAAGCAGATAGTGAAGGTTTTAAGCATTCACCAATGCACTAGACACTTCAAGCTATCATAGATTGTCTATTGTGGTTCAGGAGCACAAGGGGGTAAAGGTAACTACTAGTATCGATTACTACCAATAGCCCAAATTAAAACTAAAAAGAGTGCGCATAATATTGTTGCAGAAGAAAATAACTTACCCatttcaaaagcttcatttttctTGAAGAATCTTTCAAGAACTTCTTGTGTTTTGTCAAGTGAAGAGATTGATTCAGCAAGAGAATCGTTCTCTTGGGGTACCCAACTCCACTCATTttcttcactttgctcttcagCTTCATCCAAATTGAAAAAGCCTCTTATTTCCCCATCACCGCCACCGACCTTTTTGTACGCTGATTGAACCTCCTCACTTTGCCGATCGTCACTTTGATACCCATCGTAAACCATCGACATTATCTTAAGCCTGCTGTTGCTAAAAGCTTGACCTGCATTAGATGTTACTGGGTAAGATTCACAAAAGAAAGCCTCTCTCTTGTTGCGGTGTTTCTTGCGCCCTACGCCGCCCAAACCAAAATCCTTCATTCTAAACCTTTTCCTGTTCCATTGTCCAGATACCTCTGACCCCATTCGACATATTCTTGCGATAAAGCTGGGCCTTAACGGCCTTTGGTGTATAGTATTGGGTACTATTCCTAATGAGTAGCCAGTTGCTAGCACCAAAAAATTGACATCCAGATCTAATGGGTTGTCTCGCAATCCCCTCCCTACTCTTCTCCATCTCTTGAATGGGTATGCTTTCCTCTGAACAAGATACTTTTCTTGGGTTGCTAAGCTTGGTACAGATAGCTTGCGGGCAGCAACCTTTCCATCGAAAGACAACTTGGGGAGAAATCCAATCAGATTCTCCTTCCCAGCAGCACGATCCAAGCAGGCAATTTTAGTATCCCTCAGCTGCAATTGGGCTAAATTCTCCCCACTAATCCCAATGAGAGAATAATCAAGAAACCACCTTGCAGGTCGCTGGCCTAAATCCCTGCCCCCAGTTGTAAAATCCAATTGAGCCATCCTAATTTCAGAAATCAAAACCAATGGAGagaggaaaaaagaaacagaattcGGCCGCAGGCGATAAGATTTCTAGGGTTTGGTGGTAATGATGATTCTGCTAAAACAACACACATCCCAAATTTATACGCCTGGTGGCAGTCGCGACCATTTCAGCCGCGGGGAACATTTCCAATCGGGCCGCCCAAATCCCAGAAACTACCCTACAGGCTGCCATGACCACCAAGAATGCGCAAACTATGCGGATTTTCCATAGAATTTTCACGGAATTGGAGGAAGCGGGAGGGGAATTGCGTACCTGGCGCGACGAAGCTTCGCGGGGGCTCTGAGAGGCGGAGGAATGGGAATTGCTAGGAAGATTGCACCGGAGGGCGAGCGCCGCGCCGTGTAGGTATAGAAGTCGTGGGGAATTTCCGTGAAGTGGTGGACAAAGTGCTTGCGCGCGCCGGAGGGAAGAGAGGAAAGCACGAAACGGGGGTAAAGCAAAGGGATGTTCGGGAAGTTACCTCAACTCATCAGCAATGGAgaattcatcaacgctgctttgcTTCTTCCTTTTTTATTCGCACGTTGGACCAGCTCCAAAATTACACCGTTTCGTTGTTCTTCAGCCCATTCTGCTGCTCGCTGAAAGAAGCCCGAG includes these proteins:
- the LOC124674395 gene encoding uncharacterized protein LOC124674395; this encodes MSMVYDGYQSDDRQSEEVQSAYKKVGGGDGEIRGFFNLDEAEEQSEENEWSWVPQENDSLAESISSLDKTQEVLERFFKKNEAFEMETQRLSELGLDFVADDKRDVDVVDVLGMDRKMKHLEQKLKEASDTITEKDSRLSELQLLIDDALARTPQTALINIDQLETELEGHLQGKIEAEIQCLVMMKARQSWQVRAEDQVTLCEHKLSAAEDTKMLLKLQDTEKKILMLKEQVDRLETHEKELSVTTEVLRVQSKTFKIGLFGLLQLIMLCVSLKMFFAQDSARFGDVVPT